The Desulfovibrio sp. sequence CCGTGTCGAGATACACAGAAAGCTCGGCATTCCACTGATATGCCTGGCGTTCCATATGCCTGTGAGCGTAGGCGTAACCGATGATCGTGTCGCCCTCTTCACAGACAATGTAGGGATAGCAGCTGGAAATGCTGGCGATGCGCCCCGCGAACTCCTGTTCTGAAGGCAGGACGTATTCAAAGGTGATGGGCGTTGCTATGTACTGGGCATAAATGGCTAAAAGCGCGCGGCTGTCTGCTGGCGCGGCAAATCTTATGGCCGTCATATGTTCTCCCTGACTAAAAATGACGCTGTTGGCCGTGCTTCCTGGGAAGGCATGGCTGCGCCTGCCCGGCAGGCGAGGGCCGGAGTTCTCATGTTGAAGCCGCTTTGGCGGCCGCCTGCGCCATGGCAGATGCATGTTGCGGTGCTGTGATGCCTGGAAGACGCCGCTTCTGCAACCCCCGCCTGGATTAAAAACCCCCACTGTATCATCAGCGAGCTATAATAAAAGTTTTAGGGGGAGGGGGTGTGGGGGAGGAGACCCTTTTGCAAAAGGGCCCCTCCCCCACAAAGCCTTTCAACATATTTCAACATAACACCGCCCCTCGCACCCCCTCCTCACGCCAGGGCCAGGTCGCGCGCTGCTCCCTGATGACAGTTTTTTGCCGATTTGTTAACCTGGTTCAAAGTACAGCCATGCACAGCCATATACCCCGTCAGCAATTGGAAGCCCTTACCCTGCGCTGGGAGCACTGGGAGGCAGAAGCAGCCACGACAGCGCAAAAAATTGCGCGGGCGCGGCTGCACCTGCTGTTTTTGCTGTTCCGGTATGGCGGGCTGCGGCTTGGCGAGGCCCTGACTTTTGAGCCACGCGCCGCCATAGACAGTATCACGGGCATGATGCGCGTGCCCGGCCCCAACGCCCGCGAACTGCTGCTGCCTTTGAGCGCCATGCGGCATATCCGCCGGATTCTCAGTCTGCCGCAGGCTGGCGAGCCCGATTTTCTGCGTCTTGACCAGGCCTTTGTGCGCAAAAAATTCTATGCCGTCGGCAAGACAATGGGCCTGCCTGCGGCCGTGCTTGGGCCGCGCGCCATACGGTATTCAAGAGGGCTGGAGCTTCTTGATCTGCACGTGCCCATGTCGCTGGTGCAGAAATTTCTTGGGCAGCAGGACACTGCCCAGCTTAAGGCTTTTCTGGACTTTTCCGATGGCCAGGCCCGAAAAATGCTCAGTGCGCAGGTCCAGAACCGCAGGGCCTCACGACAGGTGCAGGCCGCCAGCGATGACGCCATAAACCTGTTCTGGGGTATTGTCACAGGCATCCACACGGGCATGCGAAAAATCCATGTGGAAATAACGACGTTCTCAGATGTGCGCCTGACGGCCTCCTGTACGCATGAGCAGGCAGGCCTGCTGGAAGTGCACGAAAACCAGGTACTCAGCGCCCGTGTTGATCCTGAGCGCGTGGCACTTTCTGCCGAGCGCATCCAGACAAGCCTGGGCAACTGCGCGCGCTGCGTGGTGGAAAGCCTGCACGCCGACGCTGTGGAAACCTTCGTATGCCTGAGCCTGCCGGATGGCGCTATTCTGCGCGCCACGGTGGAAACACCTGCGGTCACAAAACTGCACCTTGCCGAAGGCAAAAAAATCTTCGCGTATTTTCCCACCAGCGCCGTGACCCTGCTGGCAGACTAGGTGTAATTTCTGGATGTAATTTTATGGTGGAATGCTTTGTGGGGGAGGGACCCTTTTGAAAAAGGGTCTCCTCCCCCACGCCCCTACCCCCTAAAACTTTCAGTGTGTTCTAGTGTGACACAATGAGCTTTCTGAGCTGTAGCGGGGCAATGACAGAGCCTTCAGACACCAAGTCTTTCAGACACCAAGTCTTCCGGGCACAGCGTCTTTCAGGCCCACGCCATATCAAGGCTGTCTGCTCCAGAGGCTGACGACCATACAGGGTTTGACCCGATCCTCGTAAAAAATCCCGCCGATCTTTTCCGCAACAAATTCTGAAAACTTCCGGCCATACTGACCCCGCCGCCATGCCTGTAGAGGCAACGCTGGGGCTTTCCACCCGTCCCCATCTTTTATATCACGGTTTTTGATGATACCGTGATGATCATATGCCGTGGCATGACGCTGCCTTCGGGCAACGAAATATCTTTAACAGGAGTTTCTCATGTTCCGTATTTCTGAAATGTTCCGCGCATCCCGTTTCGCTCTGGCCGCCTGCCTGCTGGGTTCGCTGGCACTGGCCCCAGCCGCTCAGGCTGCGGATACGCTCATGATGGCCACCACCACCAGCACCCAGGACTCCGGCCTGCTGGAATATCTTGAGCCCATGTTCAAAAAGGAAACGGGCATTGAACTCAAATGGGTGGCCGTTGGTACTGGCAAGGCGCTCGAGATCGCCAAAAACTGCGACGCCGACGTGCTGCTGGTGCATGCCCCGGCGAGCGAAATGGAATTTGTCAAAGCCGGGCACGGCATTGACCGCCGTCAGGTCATGTACAATGACTTTGTCATTGTGGGGCCCGCCTCTGACCCGGCCAAGGTAAAGGGAAAGAGCACTGCCGAGGCGCTTGGCGGCATTTTTACAACCAAGGCGGGTTTTGTGAGCCGTGGCGACCAGTCCGGCACCCACAAGGCCGAAGAAAAGCTCTGGAAGCAGGCCCAGATCACGCCCGACAAGGATTCCAAATATTTTTCCGCTGGCCAGGGCATGATAGCCACGCTGAACATGGCCGCTGAAAAGCAGGCCTACGCCCTGACCGACCGTGGAACCTGGATCACCTTTGCCGACAAGATGGGCGACAAGAACCCTCTGGTCATCATTGTTGAGGGGGACAAGGCGCTTTTCAACCAGTACAGCGTCATTGCGGTCAATCCCGCCCAGTGCCCCAAGGTCAAAAAGGATCTGGCGCAGAAGTTTGAAGACTGGTGGGTGGCCCCTGCCACGCAGCAGAAGATTGCGGACTACAAGCTCAAGGGCAAACAGCTTTTCTTCCCCAACGCCGGTAAATAACTGACGTATTTCGCGGCGCAGGTGCGGGGAGCCTTTTCCCGCGCTTGCGCCGCCAGTGCGCCGCGCCGTCATTTCAGGAACTTTCGGGCATTTGTATGGACTATCTGGTCAATGGTTTTTCCGGCGCTCTTTCTCTTCTTGCGCATATGGATGCGGCCACACTGTCCGCCATCTACGCGACGCTGCTGTCCACATGCTATGCCATGGCGGCGGCCCTGCTGCTGGGATTGCCCATGGGGTTTGCCCTCGGCTACTGCTCCTTCCCCGGCAAGCGGGCCCTGCGCCTTGTTTCAGACACGCTTCTGGCTTTTCCCACCGTGCTCATCGGCCTGCTGGTCTACGCTTTCATAACGGCGCGCGGCCCACTGGGGCAGTACGGGCTGCTGTTTACCCTGCCGGGCATGGCCGTGGGGCAGGCAGTGCTCGCCCTGCCCATTGTGGTGTCCTGGACGGCGCAGGCAGTGGAAAGCCTTGACCCGCGCTGCCGCGAAACCCTGCTGACGCTGGGGGCCAATGCCCGGCAGGTCACGGCGCTTTCGCTGTGGGAGTGCCGGTATTCCATCGGCATGGTCTGCATAACCGCGTTCGGGCGGGTCATCACCGAGGTGGGCGTCGCCATGATGCTTGGGGGCAACATACGGTACGCCACCCGCACCATGACCACGGCCATAGCGCTTGAGACCAGCAAGGGCGATTTTGCCCAGGGCATAGCGCTGGGCCTTATCTTGCTGCTCATGGCCTTTGTCATCAATCTTGTGCTGGCCTTTTTTCGCCACAGGGAACGGGCATGAGCGAACTGCTGTATGAAGGGCGCGATCTTGTGCAGGTTTACGGGGGCCGCAAGGTTTTGGACATGCCCCTGCTTGAGGTGCGCAAGGGTGAAGCCGTGGCCCTGACCGGGCCCAATGGCTGCGGAAAGTCCACCCTGCTGCGGCTGCTGGCTTTTCTTGAGCGCCCGGTGTCGGGCGAACTGCGCTATGCCGGGGCGGGCACTGGCAGGCGTGAGGCAACCCTGCTGCTTCAGGATCCCTATTTGCTGCGCATGAGCGTTTTCAGCAATGTGGTGCTGGGCCTGCGGCTGCGGCACGACGCGGCGTCGCTCAAGCTTGTGTATGAGCAGTGCATGCGCGCGGCAGGCTTTGACAAACCCTGGGATTTCGCGGAGCGCGGCCCTGGCGAACTTTCGGGCGGCGAGCGTCAGCGGATTGCCCTTGCCTCGCGCCTGGCGCTGCGGCCCAAGGTGCTTTTGCTGGACGAGCCAACAGCCAATGTGGACGCATCCAGCGCCCGCGCCATGGTGCGGGCCATCGAGAACTGCCGCAGTGAAGGCGCGACCGTGGTCTGCGCCACGCACGACCCGGCCCTGATCCGCACGATGGGCGCGCGCGAAATCCGCCTGGGCAGACATTGGAATGAAGTGAACTGATTTTTGCGCCAGAAGTGCTCTGGCATTGGCATTGTGAAAAGCCTGGCGGCTCGTGGCCTGAGCCCCGCCACGAGAAAGTCAGCGCGGCTTCAGCACAAGAACGGCAGCGCGGCTTCAGCACAAGAAAGTCAGCGCGGCTTCAGCACGAGGGCGGCAGCGCGGCTTCAGTCATGAGAAAGTCAGCGCGGCCTGAGCATGAGGGGCGGCACTCTACAACTGCCTCCCGCACTGAAATTTTTTGGGCGTCACGCCAAATTTTTTTCTGAACTCCTCACTGAAGTGGCTCAGGCTCTGATAGCCGATATGCACGCCCACCTCCGTAACGCTCATTATGCCCGAAGCCAGCAGATCCCGCGCCATTTCCAGCCGGTAGTTCCTGAAGTATTCAAATACCGGCATGCCAAACACCTGTTTGAAGCCGTACTTCAGCTTTTTCTCGTTTATTCCGGCCATTCTGGCCAGCTGCGTCATGGATGGGGGATTCTCCATATCCTGAAGCAGAATCTCCCTGGCGTCCCTGACGCGGCTTACATCCGATGCCGCGAGCGTGGGCAAGGGCCGCGAGGCATCAAGGTCAAGATACTCTGAAAGCTG is a genomic window containing:
- a CDS encoding TOBE domain-containing protein, which codes for MHSHIPRQQLEALTLRWEHWEAEAATTAQKIARARLHLLFLLFRYGGLRLGEALTFEPRAAIDSITGMMRVPGPNARELLLPLSAMRHIRRILSLPQAGEPDFLRLDQAFVRKKFYAVGKTMGLPAAVLGPRAIRYSRGLELLDLHVPMSLVQKFLGQQDTAQLKAFLDFSDGQARKMLSAQVQNRRASRQVQAASDDAINLFWGIVTGIHTGMRKIHVEITTFSDVRLTASCTHEQAGLLEVHENQVLSARVDPERVALSAERIQTSLGNCARCVVESLHADAVETFVCLSLPDGAILRATVETPAVTKLHLAEGKKIFAYFPTSAVTLLAD
- a CDS encoding substrate-binding domain-containing protein: MFRASRFALAACLLGSLALAPAAQAADTLMMATTTSTQDSGLLEYLEPMFKKETGIELKWVAVGTGKALEIAKNCDADVLLVHAPASEMEFVKAGHGIDRRQVMYNDFVIVGPASDPAKVKGKSTAEALGGIFTTKAGFVSRGDQSGTHKAEEKLWKQAQITPDKDSKYFSAGQGMIATLNMAAEKQAYALTDRGTWITFADKMGDKNPLVIIVEGDKALFNQYSVIAVNPAQCPKVKKDLAQKFEDWWVAPATQQKIADYKLKGKQLFFPNAGK
- a CDS encoding ABC transporter permease; translated protein: MDYLVNGFSGALSLLAHMDAATLSAIYATLLSTCYAMAAALLLGLPMGFALGYCSFPGKRALRLVSDTLLAFPTVLIGLLVYAFITARGPLGQYGLLFTLPGMAVGQAVLALPIVVSWTAQAVESLDPRCRETLLTLGANARQVTALSLWECRYSIGMVCITAFGRVITEVGVAMMLGGNIRYATRTMTTAIALETSKGDFAQGIALGLILLLMAFVINLVLAFFRHRERA
- a CDS encoding ABC transporter ATP-binding protein, encoding MSELLYEGRDLVQVYGGRKVLDMPLLEVRKGEAVALTGPNGCGKSTLLRLLAFLERPVSGELRYAGAGTGRREATLLLQDPYLLRMSVFSNVVLGLRLRHDAASLKLVYEQCMRAAGFDKPWDFAERGPGELSGGERQRIALASRLALRPKVLLLDEPTANVDASSARAMVRAIENCRSEGATVVCATHDPALIRTMGAREIRLGRHWNEVN